The Hippoglossus stenolepis isolate QCI-W04-F060 chromosome 11, HSTE1.2, whole genome shotgun sequence genome includes a window with the following:
- the LOC118117459 gene encoding zinc finger protein 664 isoform X2: MEPDGDVEIQSYPVLKNLFVKLTDCRMWLEGRDFLSLDHHPQLCNQRASQHCSMITGRKMVYCSECTKGFYNKSHLEAHLRIHGGLKPNECWQCGKTYPTLMSLVIHQHIHNRKEPYQCSYCDQTFALKRDWKTHHRTHSGTKPFKCWFCGDGFDERQELTEHLEVHKGEKCYRCKVCDKMFVSYQGFNFHRKSHKNQKLLSCPKCMKTFSNPQSLKLHQVTHSKRKPHKCPTCGKGFKLQSGLHCHQRTHEDLRAYHCTECGKCFSSLQGLKLHNRTHTGLKPYKCTECGKRFTQSPHLKSHMVTHTGERPFLCTTCGKRFTQSSHLKSHITLFHVGEKPFTCDDCGKSFTIAHYLKMHRLSHTKEKLYQCSYCEKSFSYHNSWRAHERIHTGERPFTCQDCGQSFITSGSLLSHQRSKHTGEKNHYCITCGEFFFTSSLLRVHQLDHTGERPHACICGKTFKTKGVLRYHLKRFTDHRPTE; encoded by the exons ATGGAGCCAGACGGAGACGTGGAGATCCAGTCGTATCCTGTCCTGAAGAATCTGTTCGTCAAACTGACGGACTGTAGGATGTGGCTGGAGGGGCGGGACTTCCTGTCTCTGG ACCATCACCCTCAGCTCTGTAACCAGAGAGCGAGCCAGCACTGCTCAATGATTACCGGCAGGAAGATGGTCTACTGCTCCGAGTGTACCAAAGGCTTCTATAATAAGTCTCACCTGGAGGCTCACCTGAGGATCCACGGAGGACTGAAACCCAATGAGTGCTGGCAGTGTGGGAAAACCTACCCGACCCTGATGAGCCTCGTCATCCATCAGCACATCCACAATCGCAAGGAACCGTACCAGTGCTCGTACTGTGACCAGACCTTCGCTCTGAAGAGGGACTGGAAGACCCACCACAGGACACACTCCGGGACCAAACCCTTCAAATGCTGGTTCTGTGGGGACGGCTTCGACGAGCGGCAAGAGCTCACCGAGCACCTGGAGGTGCACAAGGGGGAGAAGTGTTATCGCTGCAAAGTCTGTGACAAGATGTTTGTCTCCTACCAGGGCTTCAACTTCCACCGCAAATCGCACAAGAACCAGAAGCTGCTGTCCTGCCCCAAGTGCATGAAGACATTCAGCAACCCTCAGAGTCTGAAGCTCCATCAGGTGACTCACTCCAAAAGGAAACCACATAAATGCCCCACGTGTGGAAAAGGCTTCAAGCTGCAGAGCGGCCTGCACTGCCACCAGAGGACCCATGAGGACCTCAGGGCCTATCACTGCACCGAGTGCGGCAAATGTTTCTCCAGCCTGCAGGGTCTGAAACTGCACAACcgcacacacactggactgAAGCCCTACAAGTGCACTGAGTGTGGGAAGAGGTTCACCCAGTCCCCCCACCTCAAGTCTCACATGGTCACACATACTGGAGAGCGGCCGTTCCTCTGCACCACCTGCGGCAAGAGATTCACTCAGTCGTCTCACCTGAAGTCTCATATCACTCTGTTCCACGTGGGCGAGAAGCCGTTCACCTGTGACGACTGCGGAAAGAGCTTCACCATTGCCCACTACTTGAAGATGCACAGGCTGAGCCACACCAAAGAAAAGCTGTATCAGTGCTCGTACTGCGAGAAGTCCTTCTCCTACCACAACTCCTGGAGGGCCCATGAGAGGATCCACACCGGCGAGCGCCCGTTCACCTGCCAGGACTGTGGCCAGAGCTTCATCACGTCAGGCTCGCTGCTGAGCCACCAGAGATCCAAACACACCGGAGAGAAAAACCACTATTGCATCACCTGCGGAGAGTTCTTCTTCACCAGCTCGCTGCTGCGGGTCCACCAGCTCGACCACACCGGCGAGCGGCCGCACGCCTGCATCTGTGGCAAGACCTTTAAAACTAAAGGAGTGCTGCGCTACCACCTGAAGAGGTTCACCGACCACAGACCGACTGAGTGA
- the tmub1 gene encoding LOW QUALITY PROTEIN: transmembrane and ubiquitin-like domain-containing protein 1 (The sequence of the model RefSeq protein was modified relative to this genomic sequence to represent the inferred CDS: deleted 2 bases in 1 codon), translating to MALIEGVGDEVTLLFGSLLLLMVLLLAWISTQTSDPPEHLFTSATDPAPSLRTGPIHQDTPPTASTSSSSPSSSVSDSSLTDAPTAPPQEEKDEERGDGRGERLEGGGDGVRNRGGGEESPPSQRNMVVRLKFLNDTERTAQVQPQDTIGYIKRTYFAGQEQQVRLIYQGQLLQDDAQTLASLTLVHNCVLHCHISQHAGRGGGGRGQLIVAVALNVGSLMVPLLALMLSVLWYCQIQYRQFFTAPATASLVGVTIFLSLVAFGVYRR from the exons ATGGCTCTGATTGAAGGCGTAGGAGACGAAGTGACGCTGCTGTTTGgctccctgctgctcctcatggTGCTGCTGCTCGCCTGGATCTCCACCCAGACCTCCGATCCCCCAGAGCATCTGTTCACCTCAGCCACAGACCCCGCCCCCTCACTGAGGACCGGCCCCATCCACCAAGACACGCCCCCCACTGCCagcacctcctcttcatcaccctcCAGCTCTGTTAGTGACAGCTCTCTGACCGACGCTCCCACCGCCCCCCCTCAGGAAGAGAAGGACGAGGAGCGAGGAGATGGGAGGGGGGAGAGGCTGGAGGGGGGAGGCGATGGTGTGAGGaacagagggggaggggaggagtcTCCGCCCTCTCAGAGGAACATGGTCGTCAGACTGAAGTTTCTCAACGACACAGAGAGAACCGCTCAGGTCCAACCACAGGACACCATTGGATACATCAAACG gACCTACTTTGCGGGTCAGGAGCAGCAGGTGCGGTTAATCTATCAGGGTCAGCTGCTTCAGGATGATGCTCAGACTCTGGCCTCTCTGACCCTCGTCCACAACTGCGTCCTGCACTGTCACATCTCCCAGCATGCCGGACGGGGCGGCGGGGGCCGCGGCCAGCTGATC GTGGCTGTGGCACTGAACGTAGGCAGCCTGATGGTCCCGCTGCTGGCTCTCATGCTGTCTGTGCTGTGGTACTGTCAGATCCAGTACCGGCAGTTCTTCACCGCCCCGGCCACCGCCTCACTGGTCGGAGTTACCATCTTCCTCAGCCTGGTTGCCTTCGGAGTGTACCGCCGCTAG
- the ttc19 gene encoding tetratricopeptide repeat protein 19, mitochondrial isoform X2, which yields MAASCVRRAVVLTLIRSRCSAAGGSSSVAGKRSAFWVNIKHVESRGGGGRGGRGGAALWATVAFSLFSSDEDKRDEAQRKDDEMILLLKKAKLSVYRGQLQAASGFLHQAVALAHQTGNKQAVIYTYSLMANLAYVQGQLDNAEKLFKAAMSFMLSGGTPQDDNAFIEMSLKLASIYAEQNKAELAEHGFRFCSESLEAKLQKTIDLKAEEQTEEEEALRKETRLLLGLCLDSRARYRASTWRLDQARKDYEYALTICRQEQGETHPQTLVLMNDLGTILDLQGCHDDALSLVQQAVDLSRSAGHPDQHVLLGNMAGILLHKGQLDDSVRFYQEALGLARQAGDQEAVDKIQEGLKEVKKKREQGTKEEQDAAED from the exons ATGGCGGCCTCCTGTGTGCGTCGTGCTGTGGTTCTGACCCTGATCAGGTCCAGATGCTCAGCAGCTGGAGGCAG cagctctgtggcagGAAAACGCTCGGCCTTCTGGGTAAACATAAAACACgttgagagcagaggaggaggaggaagaggaggaagaggaggagcagctctgTGGGCAACAGTCg ctttcTCTCTGTTCAGTTCTGATGAAGACAAACGAGATGAAGCTCAGAGGAAAGACGATGAGATGATTCTGCTACTGAAGAAAGCCAAG ctcagtGTGTATCGGGGTCAGCTTCAAGCAGCTTCAGGTTTCCTCCATCAGGCCGTCGCTCTCGCTCATCAGACCGGAAACAAGCAGGCCGTCATCTACACCTACAGCCTG aTGGCGAACCTGGCCTACGTGCAGGGTCAGCTGGACAAC GCAGAAAAACTGTTCAAAGCAGCGATGAGCTTCATGTTGTCAGGAGGAACGCCacag GACGACAACGCCTTCATCGAGATGTCTTTGAAGCTCGCCTCCATCTACGCTGAGCAGAATAA ggCGGAGCTTGCTGAACATGGCTTCAGGTTCTGTTCAGAGTCTCTAGAGGCCAAACTGCAGAAAACCATCGACCTGAAAGCAGAGgaacagacag aggaggaggaggcgctgaGAAAAGAGACCCGCCTTCTCCTCGGACTCTGTCTGGACTCTCGAGCTCGATACCGAGCATCAACGTGGCGCCTGGACCAGGCCAGGAAGGACTATGAGTACGCACTGACAATCTGCCGCCAGGAGCAGGGAGAGACACAcccacag ACTCTGGTGCTGATGAACGACTTGGGCACCATCCTGGATCTGCAGGGTTGTCATGACGACGCCCTTTCATTGGTCCAACAGGCCGTGGATCTGAGCAGGTCTGCGGGACACCCGGACCAACATGTCCTGCTGGGAAACATGGCCGGCATTCTGCTGCACAAAG GGCAGCTGGACGACTCGGTGCGGTTCTACCAGGAGGCTCTGGGTCTGGCCCGGCAGGCCGGAGATCAGGAGGCCGTGGACAAGATCCAGGAGGGactgaaggaggtgaagaagaagagggagcaggggacaaaggaggagcaggacgcTGCAGAGGACTGA
- the ttc19 gene encoding tetratricopeptide repeat protein 19, mitochondrial isoform X4 — MILLLKKAKLSVYRGQLQAASGFLHQAVALAHQTGNKQAVIYTYSLMANLAYVQGQLDNAEKLFKAAMSFMLSGGTPQDDNAFIEMSLKLASIYAEQNKAELAEHGFRFCSESLEAKLQKTIDLKAEEQTEEEEALRKETRLLLGLCLDSRARYRASTWRLDQARKDYEYALTICRQEQGETHPQTLVLMNDLGTILDLQGCHDDALSLVQQAVDLSRSAGHPDQHVLLGNMAGILLHKGQLDDSVRFYQEALGLARQAGDQEAVDKIQEGLKEVKKKREQGTKEEQDAAED; from the exons ATGATTCTGCTACTGAAGAAAGCCAAG ctcagtGTGTATCGGGGTCAGCTTCAAGCAGCTTCAGGTTTCCTCCATCAGGCCGTCGCTCTCGCTCATCAGACCGGAAACAAGCAGGCCGTCATCTACACCTACAGCCTG aTGGCGAACCTGGCCTACGTGCAGGGTCAGCTGGACAAC GCAGAAAAACTGTTCAAAGCAGCGATGAGCTTCATGTTGTCAGGAGGAACGCCacag GACGACAACGCCTTCATCGAGATGTCTTTGAAGCTCGCCTCCATCTACGCTGAGCAGAATAA ggCGGAGCTTGCTGAACATGGCTTCAGGTTCTGTTCAGAGTCTCTAGAGGCCAAACTGCAGAAAACCATCGACCTGAAAGCAGAGgaacagacag aggaggaggaggcgctgaGAAAAGAGACCCGCCTTCTCCTCGGACTCTGTCTGGACTCTCGAGCTCGATACCGAGCATCAACGTGGCGCCTGGACCAGGCCAGGAAGGACTATGAGTACGCACTGACAATCTGCCGCCAGGAGCAGGGAGAGACACAcccacag ACTCTGGTGCTGATGAACGACTTGGGCACCATCCTGGATCTGCAGGGTTGTCATGACGACGCCCTTTCATTGGTCCAACAGGCCGTGGATCTGAGCAGGTCTGCGGGACACCCGGACCAACATGTCCTGCTGGGAAACATGGCCGGCATTCTGCTGCACAAAG GGCAGCTGGACGACTCGGTGCGGTTCTACCAGGAGGCTCTGGGTCTGGCCCGGCAGGCCGGAGATCAGGAGGCCGTGGACAAGATCCAGGAGGGactgaaggaggtgaagaagaagagggagcaggggacaaaggaggagcaggacgcTGCAGAGGACTGA
- the ttc19 gene encoding tetratricopeptide repeat protein 19, mitochondrial isoform X1, with product MAASCVRRAVVLTLIRSRCSAAGGSSSSVAGKRSAFWVNIKHVESRGGGGRGGRGGAALWATVAFSLFSSDEDKRDEAQRKDDEMILLLKKAKLSVYRGQLQAASGFLHQAVALAHQTGNKQAVIYTYSLMANLAYVQGQLDNAEKLFKAAMSFMLSGGTPQDDNAFIEMSLKLASIYAEQNKAELAEHGFRFCSESLEAKLQKTIDLKAEEQTEEEEALRKETRLLLGLCLDSRARYRASTWRLDQARKDYEYALTICRQEQGETHPQTLVLMNDLGTILDLQGCHDDALSLVQQAVDLSRSAGHPDQHVLLGNMAGILLHKGQLDDSVRFYQEALGLARQAGDQEAVDKIQEGLKEVKKKREQGTKEEQDAAED from the exons ATGGCGGCCTCCTGTGTGCGTCGTGCTGTGGTTCTGACCCTGATCAGGTCCAGATGCTCAGCAGCTGGAGGCAG cagcagctctgtggcagGAAAACGCTCGGCCTTCTGGGTAAACATAAAACACgttgagagcagaggaggaggaggaagaggaggaagaggaggagcagctctgTGGGCAACAGTCg ctttcTCTCTGTTCAGTTCTGATGAAGACAAACGAGATGAAGCTCAGAGGAAAGACGATGAGATGATTCTGCTACTGAAGAAAGCCAAG ctcagtGTGTATCGGGGTCAGCTTCAAGCAGCTTCAGGTTTCCTCCATCAGGCCGTCGCTCTCGCTCATCAGACCGGAAACAAGCAGGCCGTCATCTACACCTACAGCCTG aTGGCGAACCTGGCCTACGTGCAGGGTCAGCTGGACAAC GCAGAAAAACTGTTCAAAGCAGCGATGAGCTTCATGTTGTCAGGAGGAACGCCacag GACGACAACGCCTTCATCGAGATGTCTTTGAAGCTCGCCTCCATCTACGCTGAGCAGAATAA ggCGGAGCTTGCTGAACATGGCTTCAGGTTCTGTTCAGAGTCTCTAGAGGCCAAACTGCAGAAAACCATCGACCTGAAAGCAGAGgaacagacag aggaggaggaggcgctgaGAAAAGAGACCCGCCTTCTCCTCGGACTCTGTCTGGACTCTCGAGCTCGATACCGAGCATCAACGTGGCGCCTGGACCAGGCCAGGAAGGACTATGAGTACGCACTGACAATCTGCCGCCAGGAGCAGGGAGAGACACAcccacag ACTCTGGTGCTGATGAACGACTTGGGCACCATCCTGGATCTGCAGGGTTGTCATGACGACGCCCTTTCATTGGTCCAACAGGCCGTGGATCTGAGCAGGTCTGCGGGACACCCGGACCAACATGTCCTGCTGGGAAACATGGCCGGCATTCTGCTGCACAAAG GGCAGCTGGACGACTCGGTGCGGTTCTACCAGGAGGCTCTGGGTCTGGCCCGGCAGGCCGGAGATCAGGAGGCCGTGGACAAGATCCAGGAGGGactgaaggaggtgaagaagaagagggagcaggggacaaaggaggagcaggacgcTGCAGAGGACTGA
- the ttc19 gene encoding tetratricopeptide repeat protein 19, mitochondrial isoform X3 produces MLSSWSSSSVAGKRSAFWVNIKHVESRGGGGRGGRGGAALWATVAFSLFSSDEDKRDEAQRKDDEMILLLKKAKLSVYRGQLQAASGFLHQAVALAHQTGNKQAVIYTYSLMANLAYVQGQLDNAEKLFKAAMSFMLSGGTPQDDNAFIEMSLKLASIYAEQNKAELAEHGFRFCSESLEAKLQKTIDLKAEEQTEEEEALRKETRLLLGLCLDSRARYRASTWRLDQARKDYEYALTICRQEQGETHPQTLVLMNDLGTILDLQGCHDDALSLVQQAVDLSRSAGHPDQHVLLGNMAGILLHKGQLDDSVRFYQEALGLARQAGDQEAVDKIQEGLKEVKKKREQGTKEEQDAAED; encoded by the exons ATGCTCAGCAGCTGGAG cagcagctctgtggcagGAAAACGCTCGGCCTTCTGGGTAAACATAAAACACgttgagagcagaggaggaggaggaagaggaggaagaggaggagcagctctgTGGGCAACAGTCg ctttcTCTCTGTTCAGTTCTGATGAAGACAAACGAGATGAAGCTCAGAGGAAAGACGATGAGATGATTCTGCTACTGAAGAAAGCCAAG ctcagtGTGTATCGGGGTCAGCTTCAAGCAGCTTCAGGTTTCCTCCATCAGGCCGTCGCTCTCGCTCATCAGACCGGAAACAAGCAGGCCGTCATCTACACCTACAGCCTG aTGGCGAACCTGGCCTACGTGCAGGGTCAGCTGGACAAC GCAGAAAAACTGTTCAAAGCAGCGATGAGCTTCATGTTGTCAGGAGGAACGCCacag GACGACAACGCCTTCATCGAGATGTCTTTGAAGCTCGCCTCCATCTACGCTGAGCAGAATAA ggCGGAGCTTGCTGAACATGGCTTCAGGTTCTGTTCAGAGTCTCTAGAGGCCAAACTGCAGAAAACCATCGACCTGAAAGCAGAGgaacagacag aggaggaggaggcgctgaGAAAAGAGACCCGCCTTCTCCTCGGACTCTGTCTGGACTCTCGAGCTCGATACCGAGCATCAACGTGGCGCCTGGACCAGGCCAGGAAGGACTATGAGTACGCACTGACAATCTGCCGCCAGGAGCAGGGAGAGACACAcccacag ACTCTGGTGCTGATGAACGACTTGGGCACCATCCTGGATCTGCAGGGTTGTCATGACGACGCCCTTTCATTGGTCCAACAGGCCGTGGATCTGAGCAGGTCTGCGGGACACCCGGACCAACATGTCCTGCTGGGAAACATGGCCGGCATTCTGCTGCACAAAG GGCAGCTGGACGACTCGGTGCGGTTCTACCAGGAGGCTCTGGGTCTGGCCCGGCAGGCCGGAGATCAGGAGGCCGTGGACAAGATCCAGGAGGGactgaaggaggtgaagaagaagagggagcaggggacaaaggaggagcaggacgcTGCAGAGGACTGA
- the LOC118117459 gene encoding oocyte zinc finger protein XlCOF6 isoform X1 — translation MSAAPPQAAVMNRDPEVHRCCSASVSGSPPSVTGPVDRSVSASGGTGGMELDAASPDSAEEFGNVQIKMEPDGDVEIQSYPVLKNLFVKLTDCRMWLEGRDFLSLDHHPQLCNQRASQHCSMITGRKMVYCSECTKGFYNKSHLEAHLRIHGGLKPNECWQCGKTYPTLMSLVIHQHIHNRKEPYQCSYCDQTFALKRDWKTHHRTHSGTKPFKCWFCGDGFDERQELTEHLEVHKGEKCYRCKVCDKMFVSYQGFNFHRKSHKNQKLLSCPKCMKTFSNPQSLKLHQVTHSKRKPHKCPTCGKGFKLQSGLHCHQRTHEDLRAYHCTECGKCFSSLQGLKLHNRTHTGLKPYKCTECGKRFTQSPHLKSHMVTHTGERPFLCTTCGKRFTQSSHLKSHITLFHVGEKPFTCDDCGKSFTIAHYLKMHRLSHTKEKLYQCSYCEKSFSYHNSWRAHERIHTGERPFTCQDCGQSFITSGSLLSHQRSKHTGEKNHYCITCGEFFFTSSLLRVHQLDHTGERPHACICGKTFKTKGVLRYHLKRFTDHRPTE, via the exons ATG tcaGCGGCTCCTCCACAGGCTGCAGTGATGAACCGTGACCCGGAAGTGCACCGCTGCTGCAGCGCCTCAGTGTCCGGCTCTCCCCCTTCGGTCACCGGACCTGTGGACCGGAGCGTCTCGGCCTCTGGAGGAACCGGAGGGATGGAGCTCGACGCGGCTTCACCG gACTCAGCTGAAGAGTTTGGAAACGTTCAAATCAAAATGGAGCCAGACGGAGACGTGGAGATCCAGTCGTATCCTGTCCTGAAGAATCTGTTCGTCAAACTGACGGACTGTAGGATGTGGCTGGAGGGGCGGGACTTCCTGTCTCTGG ACCATCACCCTCAGCTCTGTAACCAGAGAGCGAGCCAGCACTGCTCAATGATTACCGGCAGGAAGATGGTCTACTGCTCCGAGTGTACCAAAGGCTTCTATAATAAGTCTCACCTGGAGGCTCACCTGAGGATCCACGGAGGACTGAAACCCAATGAGTGCTGGCAGTGTGGGAAAACCTACCCGACCCTGATGAGCCTCGTCATCCATCAGCACATCCACAATCGCAAGGAACCGTACCAGTGCTCGTACTGTGACCAGACCTTCGCTCTGAAGAGGGACTGGAAGACCCACCACAGGACACACTCCGGGACCAAACCCTTCAAATGCTGGTTCTGTGGGGACGGCTTCGACGAGCGGCAAGAGCTCACCGAGCACCTGGAGGTGCACAAGGGGGAGAAGTGTTATCGCTGCAAAGTCTGTGACAAGATGTTTGTCTCCTACCAGGGCTTCAACTTCCACCGCAAATCGCACAAGAACCAGAAGCTGCTGTCCTGCCCCAAGTGCATGAAGACATTCAGCAACCCTCAGAGTCTGAAGCTCCATCAGGTGACTCACTCCAAAAGGAAACCACATAAATGCCCCACGTGTGGAAAAGGCTTCAAGCTGCAGAGCGGCCTGCACTGCCACCAGAGGACCCATGAGGACCTCAGGGCCTATCACTGCACCGAGTGCGGCAAATGTTTCTCCAGCCTGCAGGGTCTGAAACTGCACAACcgcacacacactggactgAAGCCCTACAAGTGCACTGAGTGTGGGAAGAGGTTCACCCAGTCCCCCCACCTCAAGTCTCACATGGTCACACATACTGGAGAGCGGCCGTTCCTCTGCACCACCTGCGGCAAGAGATTCACTCAGTCGTCTCACCTGAAGTCTCATATCACTCTGTTCCACGTGGGCGAGAAGCCGTTCACCTGTGACGACTGCGGAAAGAGCTTCACCATTGCCCACTACTTGAAGATGCACAGGCTGAGCCACACCAAAGAAAAGCTGTATCAGTGCTCGTACTGCGAGAAGTCCTTCTCCTACCACAACTCCTGGAGGGCCCATGAGAGGATCCACACCGGCGAGCGCCCGTTCACCTGCCAGGACTGTGGCCAGAGCTTCATCACGTCAGGCTCGCTGCTGAGCCACCAGAGATCCAAACACACCGGAGAGAAAAACCACTATTGCATCACCTGCGGAGAGTTCTTCTTCACCAGCTCGCTGCTGCGGGTCCACCAGCTCGACCACACCGGCGAGCGGCCGCACGCCTGCATCTGTGGCAAGACCTTTAAAACTAAAGGAGTGCTGCGCTACCACCTGAAGAGGTTCACCGACCACAGACCGACTGAGTGA